The Acidobacteriota bacterium genome has a window encoding:
- a CDS encoding MFS transporter, with protein MNTPHSQGGRPGDLRGKRGFILTGISGSHTLFHAFQHSLLVLFPNIRESFALSNLQTTSISAVQEVVAGLIDLPGGVAMDLLKRYWGLVMTLCMGGFGIGWLVVGSAPGYVTVLCGMAIVAASSSLWHLPAMASLSNRFAERRGFALSVYGVGGNVGEILGPATTGLLLGMLTWQSIIGSYALLPLLLMLPVHWAFRDIGSRQAGSPSAQESANLSDQLGYTRQMFRNGVLWGIIAIAGLRGMAFVAFTAVVALYTKDVLDLSDQTRGFYFSLLGLVGMTASPLLGHLSDRFGRKMVLVPNLLALGVLTLLMAWYGHLGAFPVLLLLMGVFLYSDQPVLTAAALDVAGRRTTTTAIGFVSFSRLALSAPSPVIAGWLYRPDAVHAVFYYIAGLFFLAACGLFLLPLRKG; from the coding sequence ATGAACACCCCCCACTCTCAAGGAGGCCGGCCGGGCGACCTGCGAGGAAAGCGCGGCTTTATCCTGACCGGGATTTCCGGCTCCCACACGCTGTTCCACGCCTTCCAGCACAGCCTGCTGGTTTTGTTTCCCAATATACGGGAATCCTTCGCCCTCTCCAATCTGCAGACCACCTCCATTTCGGCGGTCCAGGAAGTGGTGGCCGGCCTGATCGATCTGCCCGGAGGGGTGGCGATGGACCTGCTCAAGCGATACTGGGGCCTGGTCATGACCCTCTGCATGGGCGGTTTCGGAATCGGCTGGCTGGTGGTCGGTTCGGCTCCCGGGTACGTGACGGTCCTTTGCGGAATGGCGATCGTGGCCGCTTCCTCCTCTCTTTGGCACCTGCCCGCGATGGCCTCTCTCTCCAACCGCTTCGCCGAGCGCCGCGGCTTCGCCCTGTCGGTGTACGGGGTCGGCGGCAACGTGGGCGAGATCCTGGGACCGGCCACCACCGGCCTGCTGTTGGGAATGCTCACCTGGCAAAGCATCATCGGCTCCTATGCCCTGCTTCCCCTGCTCCTGATGCTTCCCGTCCACTGGGCTTTTCGGGACATCGGAAGCCGGCAGGCGGGCTCGCCTTCGGCTCAGGAGAGCGCCAATCTGTCGGACCAGCTCGGTTACACCCGGCAGATGTTCAGGAACGGCGTCCTGTGGGGAATCATCGCCATCGCGGGACTGAGGGGCATGGCCTTTGTGGCATTCACCGCGGTCGTCGCCCTCTACACCAAGGATGTGCTGGACCTGAGCGACCAAACGAGGGGTTTCTACTTCTCGCTGCTGGGCCTGGTCGGAATGACCGCCTCGCCGCTGCTGGGACATCTCTCGGACCGGTTCGGACGAAAGATGGTCCTGGTGCCCAACCTGCTGGCCCTGGGGGTGTTGACCCTGCTGATGGCCTGGTACGGTCACCTGGGAGCCTTCCCGGTGCTGCTGCTGCTTATGGGGGTCTTCCTCTACAGCGACCAGCCGGTGCTGACTGCCGCCGCCCTGGATGTGGCCGGGCGCCGCACCACCACCACCGCCATCGGGTTCGTCTCCTTCTCCCGTCTGGCCTTGAGCGCTCCTTCGCCGGTGATTGCAGGGTGGCTGTATCGTCCCGACGCCGTGCATGCCGTTTTCTATTACATTGCAGGACTATTCTTTCTGGCCGCCTGCGGTCTCTTCCTGTTACCGTTGCGCAAGGGTTGA
- a CDS encoding DJ-1/PfpI family protein translates to MEKILIVIGDASEAMDTLYPYYRVQEEGFEAVVAAPEKRRYHLVIHEIPPGWEVTRESPSYHWNSDIAFRDVEPDGYAGLFVSGGRAPEYLRYDRHLVDIVRHFFETGKPVASVCHGAEILAAAGVVRGKRMATVAKCRFDVQICGATFVDDGCVRDGNLVSARTWHDNALYMKEFVRMLVDARRLQGG, encoded by the coding sequence ATGGAAAAGATCCTGATCGTCATCGGCGACGCCTCCGAAGCCATGGACACTCTCTACCCTTACTATCGGGTGCAGGAGGAGGGGTTCGAGGCGGTGGTGGCGGCTCCGGAGAAACGCCGCTACCATCTCGTCATACATGAGATACCGCCGGGGTGGGAGGTGACCCGGGAATCGCCCAGTTACCACTGGAACTCCGACATCGCCTTTCGGGACGTTGAGCCGGACGGGTATGCCGGTCTCTTTGTTTCAGGAGGACGGGCGCCGGAGTATCTGCGCTACGATAGACATCTGGTGGACATCGTTCGCCATTTCTTTGAAACGGGCAAGCCGGTGGCCTCGGTGTGCCATGGAGCCGAGATCCTGGCGGCGGCGGGCGTGGTACGGGGAAAGCGCATGGCCACAGTGGCCAAGTGTCGATTCGACGTGCAGATCTGCGGCGCGACCTTCGTGGACGACGGCTGCGTGCGGGACGGCAACTTGGTGAGCGCCCGCACCTGGCACGACAACGCGCTCTACATGAAAGAGTTTGTCCGTATGTTGGTGGACGCAAGGCGGCTCCAGGGCGGATAG
- a CDS encoding TauD/TfdA family dioxygenase, with amino-acid sequence MTIVPLGEHIGAAVQGVDVGSPHTKETFAELRRALYRHSVLAFHDQDISDEQQVAFTRGFGRLQMTIASDPYGGGGPINRIANVDEDGRLIPPRDKRSLYQAGNNLWHSDGSFKSVPLKASMLSAKVVPPRGGETEYASLRAAYATLPESRKAQLEGLVAEHSMAHSRSQIAPGLLTEAFLKATPPVRHVLVRTVPETGKKALYVGSYASHIIGWDIPKGRALLEELLEWSTQPQFVYRHRWKTNDLVMWDNRSCLHRGRPWDNGVYKRIMHRTTLAGDGPTVP; translated from the coding sequence ATGACCATCGTCCCGCTGGGAGAACACATCGGAGCCGCGGTGCAGGGTGTTGACGTGGGCTCTCCACACACCAAGGAGACGTTTGCCGAGCTTCGCCGAGCCCTTTACAGGCATTCGGTGCTGGCCTTTCACGACCAGGACATCTCCGACGAGCAGCAGGTGGCCTTCACCCGGGGATTCGGCCGGCTCCAGATGACCATTGCCAGCGATCCCTACGGAGGCGGTGGCCCCATCAACCGCATCGCCAACGTGGATGAGGACGGCCGCCTCATCCCTCCCCGGGACAAGCGTTCCCTCTATCAGGCCGGCAACAATCTCTGGCATTCCGACGGCTCTTTCAAGTCCGTCCCCCTGAAAGCCTCCATGCTGTCGGCCAAGGTAGTGCCGCCCCGCGGCGGCGAGACCGAGTACGCCAGCCTTCGGGCTGCCTATGCCACACTGCCCGAATCCAGGAAGGCCCAACTTGAAGGATTGGTCGCCGAGCACAGCATGGCCCATTCCCGGTCCCAGATCGCGCCTGGTCTTTTGACCGAGGCCTTCCTCAAGGCGACGCCCCCGGTTCGCCACGTGCTGGTCCGCACCGTCCCCGAGACGGGAAAGAAAGCCCTCTACGTGGGGTCTTACGCCTCCCACATTATCGGTTGGGACATCCCGAAGGGCCGCGCCCTGCTGGAGGAGCTCCTGGAATGGTCCACCCAACCGCAATTCGTCTACCGGCACCGGTGGAAGACCAACGACCTGGTGATGTGGGACAACCGCTCTTGCCTCCACCGCGGCCGCCCCTGGGACAACGGCGTCTACAAGCGCATCATGCACCGCACCACCCTGGCCGGAGACGGCCCCACCGTCCCCTGA
- a CDS encoding TonB-dependent receptor — MTPDTPPTPPKSPPPRKKCNPLLVWLFVAFLLPASTPAQDRATTGRITGLVSDSTGGVLPGAAVRAVNLDTGLVRTGVSDDSGTYSLVLLPPGSYDVAVELAGFAAVELDDLTLAVGAVRTINFSLAPAGIAQTVTVTAEASVVETTTDTSDAALDSQAITNLPINGRRFHDFVSLTPTAQVEPQRGQISLAGQRGINGNVSIDGADYNQPFFGGIRGGERSQFTFTIPQEAVQEFRVVKAGYSPEFGRSSGGLVNAITKSGTNTPRGSAFYLLRPERLAARNAFGQDAAPTQHQFGGSLGGALARDRTFFFVAYEQQEFKASREVRFARLDHFTPTAASREGFDHYRSLETPFEVTNDAKAWLARIDFNLSGNNRFNVRYNGSTNQALNSDGVGNVITPTTHRSLETNGTEEDATQTVVGQLTSVISPSLLFELRGQYSREDRPRSANALKPLVDLSLGEFGTRSFRPTTQFDWRAQGAGNLTWIVNDHNLKVGFDYHHVFIDQKFGFFQNGGYLVFGSDVETTLDIIGVGGAIPNRFDSPSLIYLQQIGNLKASFATDEVGLFVQDQWRVAPTLTVNFGLRWDGQFNPTPNAGNRFLIDQLRGVTFPSGRRVDPTNIPSSGSQFGPRVGLAWDPAGNAKTVVRGFAGVYYARTPLLLLAAPTNNFGVPPGDLSVALPFPAPVGSPHVTLYDQMKLIGIDLNRRSLDNLPTLAPDQITAIAEALGIESNPFAGARVTMVDSGFRNPMARQFGGGLQHEVRPGWSLGADILVVDTTRLERNRDLNVPLPAVRQDDPAERPFFGLRSGTRRPVPGLDSVTVRESTAEALYRALTISSEFRHSRGQLSAHYVLSKNESSDDNERDAGGISYENGYDLNSEYGPSLLDRRHQFHAQGVVMLPGDVDLSTGMHISSSAPFDARMGADSNEDRGGADRPYRAPGVPFTRNAFRNKSTADINLRVQKRFPLGETGHALLSLEFFNLLNLDNVTLNQWFPTVANYCADSRDLACGLSGQPTNPNFAQIRGPDGQYLTGNIPGPPFQVQIGFRLLF, encoded by the coding sequence ATGACGCCAGACACCCCCCCCACTCCTCCCAAAAGCCCACCCCCCCGCAAAAAATGCAATCCCCTGCTCGTCTGGCTGTTTGTAGCCTTTCTTCTGCCGGCGTCTACGCCGGCCCAGGACAGGGCGACCACCGGCAGGATCACCGGTCTGGTGTCAGACTCCACCGGAGGTGTGCTGCCGGGCGCCGCGGTGAGGGCCGTGAACCTCGACACCGGCCTGGTCCGGACCGGGGTGTCCGACGACTCGGGGACATACAGCCTGGTGCTGCTGCCTCCCGGCTCCTACGACGTCGCCGTCGAGCTGGCCGGCTTCGCTGCAGTGGAACTCGACGATCTGACGCTTGCCGTCGGCGCCGTCCGCACGATCAACTTCAGCCTGGCTCCGGCCGGCATTGCCCAGACGGTCACCGTGACGGCCGAAGCCTCCGTGGTTGAAACCACCACCGATACGTCCGACGCGGCGCTCGACAGCCAGGCCATCACCAACCTGCCCATCAACGGCCGGCGGTTCCACGATTTCGTCTCCCTGACACCCACGGCCCAGGTCGAGCCTCAGCGGGGACAGATTTCGCTGGCGGGGCAGCGCGGCATCAACGGGAATGTCAGCATCGACGGCGCCGACTACAATCAGCCGTTCTTCGGGGGCATCCGAGGCGGCGAGCGCTCCCAGTTCACCTTCACCATTCCGCAGGAGGCGGTCCAGGAGTTCCGGGTTGTCAAGGCGGGGTACTCGCCCGAATTCGGACGCTCCAGCGGCGGGCTGGTTAACGCCATCACCAAGTCGGGGACCAACACGCCGAGAGGGTCGGCCTTTTACCTTCTGCGGCCGGAGCGACTGGCGGCCCGGAACGCCTTCGGGCAGGATGCGGCCCCCACGCAGCACCAGTTCGGCGGTTCCCTGGGCGGAGCGCTGGCACGCGACCGGACCTTCTTCTTCGTCGCCTACGAGCAGCAGGAGTTCAAGGCGTCGCGCGAGGTGCGGTTCGCCCGGCTCGACCACTTCACGCCCACGGCCGCCAGCCGGGAAGGGTTCGACCACTACCGCAGTTTGGAGACGCCCTTCGAGGTCACCAACGACGCCAAGGCCTGGCTGGCTCGTATCGACTTCAACCTGTCTGGCAACAACCGCTTCAATGTCCGATACAACGGCAGCACCAACCAGGCGCTCAACTCGGACGGCGTAGGCAACGTCATCACACCCACGACCCATCGCTCGCTGGAAACCAACGGAACCGAGGAGGACGCGACCCAGACGGTCGTCGGGCAGTTGACCAGCGTGATTTCCCCGAGTCTGCTCTTCGAGCTGCGCGGGCAGTACTCGCGCGAGGATCGCCCCCGTTCCGCTAACGCCCTCAAACCGCTCGTGGATCTCTCGCTGGGTGAGTTCGGGACCCGCAGCTTCCGACCGACGACCCAGTTCGACTGGCGGGCCCAGGGGGCCGGCAATCTGACCTGGATCGTCAACGACCACAACCTGAAGGTGGGATTCGACTACCACCACGTCTTCATCGATCAGAAGTTCGGCTTCTTCCAGAACGGCGGCTACCTGGTGTTCGGGTCGGATGTGGAGACGACCCTGGACATCATCGGGGTGGGTGGAGCCATTCCCAACCGGTTCGACTCGCCATCGCTGATCTACCTGCAGCAGATCGGCAACCTGAAGGCGTCTTTCGCAACCGACGAGGTCGGCCTGTTCGTGCAGGACCAGTGGAGGGTGGCTCCCACCCTGACGGTCAACTTCGGCCTGCGCTGGGACGGTCAGTTCAATCCGACCCCGAATGCCGGAAACAGGTTTCTGATCGATCAGTTGCGTGGCGTGACTTTTCCCAGCGGACGCCGGGTAGACCCCACCAATATCCCGAGCAGCGGCAGCCAGTTTGGACCACGGGTCGGCTTGGCTTGGGATCCGGCCGGAAACGCCAAGACCGTGGTGCGCGGGTTCGCCGGCGTTTATTACGCGCGAACCCCGCTGCTGCTGCTGGCCGCCCCCACGAACAACTTCGGGGTGCCGCCGGGGGACCTGAGCGTTGCCCTGCCGTTCCCGGCGCCGGTGGGAAGCCCTCATGTCACGCTGTACGATCAGATGAAGCTCATCGGGATCGATCTGAACCGGCGATCGCTCGACAATCTCCCGACACTGGCTCCGGATCAGATCACAGCCATCGCCGAGGCGCTTGGGATCGAGAGCAACCCGTTCGCAGGAGCCCGTGTCACCATGGTGGACTCAGGTTTCAGGAATCCGATGGCGCGCCAGTTCGGCGGCGGCCTGCAGCATGAGGTCCGTCCCGGCTGGTCGCTGGGGGCCGACATTCTCGTCGTCGATACCACCCGCCTGGAACGGAACCGGGACCTCAACGTCCCATTGCCGGCGGTGCGGCAGGACGATCCTGCCGAGCGCCCCTTCTTCGGTCTGCGCAGCGGGACCCGGCGGCCGGTTCCGGGGCTCGACAGCGTCACCGTCCGCGAGTCGACGGCGGAGGCACTCTACCGGGCGTTGACGATCAGCTCCGAGTTCCGTCATTCCCGGGGACAGCTCAGCGCCCACTACGTGCTGTCGAAGAACGAATCGAGCGACGACAACGAGCGGGACGCGGGGGGGATATCCTACGAGAACGGGTATGACCTGAATTCGGAATACGGTCCCAGCCTGCTTGACAGGCGCCACCAGTTCCACGCCCAAGGCGTCGTCATGCTGCCCGGAGACGTCGATCTCTCGACCGGAATGCACATTTCGTCGAGCGCTCCCTTCGACGCACGCATGGGCGCCGATTCGAACGAGGACCGGGGCGGAGCCGACCGCCCCTATCGCGCGCCCGGCGTGCCGTTCACCAGAAACGCCTTCCGGAACAAGTCGACCGCCGACATCAACCTCCGGGTGCAAAAGCGGTTTCCACTGGGCGAGACCGGCCATGCTCTCCTTTCACTGGAGTTCTTCAACCTCCTGAACCTCGACAACGTAACGCTGAACCAGTGGTTCCCGACCGTGGCCAATTACTGCGCCGACTCACGCGACCTGGCCTGCGGGTTGAGCGGACAGCCGACCAATCCGAACTTTGCTCAGATCCGGGGCCCGGACGGCCAATACCTGACGGGAAACATCCCCGGACCGCCGTTCCAGGTGCAGATCGGCTTCCGGCTGCTGTTCTAG
- a CDS encoding mandelate racemase/muconate lactonizing enzyme family protein, with protein MKIDRMETAYYRFPPHRRIVDAIQEVECLEVIAVTVHTDTGDEGFGFSYTIGRGGRATKVMLDTEVVPLILGEDPRDTQRLWEKMWWGLHWVGRHGLTLLASSAIDIALWDLKARQAGQPLFRFLGAARDRTPVYNTDCGWLNHGVEEMVREAAGCVERGVPGVKIKVGKESRLEDVARVRAVRKAVGADVKLMVDANLRWTASEAMARCRLLEDLDLFWMEEPLDADDVLGHEQLSRHTSIPIALGENLFNRHVFREYLARGAAGIVQPDVGRVGITEWLRIAALAHSFNASVSPHLMMEVHVHLVCATPNALFVEQVPMLERFLQHPLRIEGGFAFPPERPGHGVAFDEDKVSRYCLEKNSWP; from the coding sequence ATGAAGATCGATCGCATGGAAACGGCCTACTATCGCTTCCCTCCGCACAGGCGGATCGTGGACGCCATCCAGGAAGTCGAGTGCCTGGAGGTCATCGCCGTCACCGTTCATACCGACACTGGAGACGAGGGGTTCGGCTTTAGCTATACCATCGGCCGCGGGGGAAGGGCCACCAAGGTGATGCTGGACACGGAAGTCGTTCCGCTGATTCTGGGAGAAGATCCCAGGGACACCCAGCGGCTCTGGGAAAAGATGTGGTGGGGTCTGCACTGGGTCGGCAGGCACGGACTGACCCTGCTTGCCTCCTCGGCCATCGATATCGCCCTGTGGGACCTCAAGGCCCGCCAGGCCGGCCAGCCGCTCTTCCGCTTCCTGGGGGCGGCCCGCGACCGCACTCCCGTCTACAACACCGACTGCGGCTGGCTGAACCACGGCGTCGAGGAAATGGTCCGCGAGGCTGCCGGTTGCGTGGAGCGGGGAGTCCCCGGAGTCAAGATCAAGGTGGGCAAGGAGAGCCGCCTGGAAGACGTGGCGCGCGTCCGGGCGGTGAGGAAGGCGGTGGGCGCTGACGTCAAGCTCATGGTCGATGCCAACCTGCGCTGGACCGCGTCCGAAGCCATGGCCCGCTGCCGTCTCCTGGAGGATCTCGACCTCTTCTGGATGGAGGAGCCCCTGGATGCCGACGACGTGCTGGGGCACGAGCAATTGAGCCGGCACACCTCCATCCCCATCGCGCTGGGCGAGAATCTCTTCAACCGGCACGTCTTCAGGGAGTACCTGGCTCGGGGAGCCGCGGGCATTGTGCAACCCGACGTCGGCCGCGTGGGCATCACCGAATGGCTGAGAATCGCCGCCCTGGCCCACAGCTTCAATGCCTCGGTGTCCCCCCACTTGATGATGGAGGTCCACGTCCACCTGGTGTGCGCCACTCCCAACGCCCTCTTCGTGGAGCAGGTCCCGATGCTGGAACGCTTTCTGCAGCACCCGCTACGGATTGAAGGAGGATTCGCGTTTCCTCCGGAGCGTCCCGGCCACGGCGTGGCCTTCGACGAGGACAAGGTCAGCCGCTACTGCCTGGAGAAAAACTCCTGGCCTTAG
- a CDS encoding glycoside hydrolase family 32 protein — protein MASDTRAPCYHFTAPEGDCRPFDPNGAIFWRGRYHLFYIYQDPGLPHDGHCWGHASSPNLVDWTIHPPALKPAEGDPEVGIFSGGALLDREGRPALIYHGVGAGTCLAVPGDDDLIRWRKSPHNPVIPEPGEGDPGWGVYNVFDPHAWLEGDRYYAILGGMVKPDDRWDTAYLFTSSDLVHWEYLRPFYRPDPRWTGEEEDCACPDFFPLGDRHALLCISHPRGARCYLGRYRNGTFFPEEHHRMNWPGGACFAPESLVDDRGRRIFWTWALDHRSREKPLRGLGVMTLPRVLSLDRDGSLRIEPAAELEGLRRRRGQWRNFELAPGRELSFDELRGDSLELGLEASLAEAGALGLKVCCSPGGEEQTVILCDRREGSLLIDTTRSSLDPRVWRPFPIMRRDVESRDVPVQTAPFELRPGERLTLRVFLDGTILEVFANGRQCLTQRLYPTRGDSLGVSLVATRGESKVHTFTAWQMEGIRTLENRVLDNLLEEIR, from the coding sequence ATGGCTTCCGATACGCGCGCGCCCTGCTATCACTTCACCGCACCCGAGGGGGATTGCCGGCCCTTCGACCCCAATGGGGCCATTTTCTGGCGGGGGCGCTACCACCTCTTCTATATCTACCAGGATCCCGGACTGCCGCATGACGGGCACTGCTGGGGTCACGCCAGCAGCCCCAACCTGGTGGACTGGACCATCCATCCGCCGGCCCTGAAACCTGCCGAGGGGGATCCGGAGGTTGGCATCTTCAGCGGTGGCGCCCTGCTCGACAGAGAGGGCCGTCCGGCGCTCATCTACCACGGGGTCGGCGCCGGGACCTGCCTGGCGGTCCCCGGCGACGACGACCTGATCCGCTGGCGGAAGAGCCCGCACAATCCGGTGATACCGGAGCCGGGGGAAGGAGATCCCGGTTGGGGGGTCTACAACGTTTTCGACCCTCATGCCTGGCTGGAAGGGGACCGCTACTACGCCATTCTGGGCGGAATGGTGAAGCCCGATGACCGGTGGGACACCGCCTATCTGTTCACCTCGTCCGACCTGGTTCATTGGGAGTACCTGCGGCCCTTCTACCGTCCCGATCCCCGTTGGACCGGGGAGGAAGAAGACTGCGCCTGTCCCGACTTCTTCCCTCTGGGCGATCGGCACGCCTTGCTCTGCATCAGCCACCCCCGGGGCGCTCGCTGCTATCTGGGCCGCTACCGGAACGGAACTTTCTTCCCCGAGGAGCACCACCGCATGAACTGGCCGGGAGGCGCCTGCTTTGCTCCGGAGAGCCTGGTGGACGACCGGGGCCGCCGAATTTTCTGGACCTGGGCCCTGGACCATCGGAGCCGGGAGAAGCCGCTCCGCGGACTTGGCGTGATGACCCTGCCCCGGGTGCTGTCGCTGGACCGGGACGGTTCCCTGCGGATCGAGCCGGCGGCGGAGCTGGAGGGACTGCGGAGGCGCCGGGGCCAATGGCGGAACTTCGAGCTTGCTCCCGGCCGCGAGCTCTCCTTTGACGAGCTCAGGGGGGACAGCCTGGAGTTGGGACTGGAGGCCAGCCTGGCGGAGGCGGGGGCGTTGGGGCTCAAGGTTTGCTGCAGCCCGGGCGGGGAGGAACAGACGGTGATTCTCTGCGACCGCCGTGAAGGGTCCTTGCTCATCGACACCACCCGCTCCAGCCTGGATCCCCGGGTCTGGAGGCCGTTCCCCATCATGAGGAGGGATGTGGAGTCTCGGGACGTGCCGGTGCAGACGGCCCCCTTCGAGCTGCGGCCGGGGGAGCGGCTGACGTTGCGAGTCTTCCTGGACGGCACCATCCTGGAAGTGTTCGCCAACGGGCGGCAGTGCCTGACCCAGCGGCTCTATCCGACTCGCGGTGACAGCCTGGGGGTCTCGCTGGTCGCCACCAGGGGTGAATCCAAGGTTCACACCTTCACCGCTTGGCAAATGGAAGGAATTCGAACCCTCGAGAATCGAGTCCTGGATAATCTTTTGGAGGAGATCCGATGA
- a CDS encoding alkaline phosphatase D family protein: MKSLAWLVPLAMVLAGLGCQTQPQTDADERSRFSHGPMLGRVEAHRMGVWARTARSGTFAVRYGTGADRLDSLSPAVKTRVERDNTGWVQLAGLDSGTRYHYRLVWLDGTEEIPGPGGTFQTLPSADDMRHPQYNPEGLFNFRFEFACGNNQNTGGPAAYGWNLPAFATMLEQLQGPDSRARIDFAILNGDWLYEEERAYPPEDWLRQVGLAADRTPQVVDLMPNIVGVWENYKLYLDRGENLADWHRVVPSYFTFDDHEIVNDVYGAGEVGLRNRRPVFRDIALKAWYDYLGWSNPVDPSRDILFGRASFAAGSSVLTDPEADFGQLDSLETATLHVHWGTPDAGVMDGPSDTEGGDPNAGVYRIVEVLDANRLKIHPAARADGKAAYSIGRVSHFRKSVSNADFFFLDTRSHRMMHDMSQPRKKGLSMIGVPQREWLKREMKSSRADLFFVVSSVNFTIPHVGAYGPEPVPNKDDAWTVFLEEREDLIRFWDSLGKPVFVLTGDLHNSFAIKITDRVWEFASGPHNSSNHPLSSEGGRPTNGPYDSQGRRVEIRWSSFMQPDTPLLMRNRPVYCVVQVNNAFNNPVEKGTDRWVAYRHPQVIFQYYDGLNGELLYAESILAD; the protein is encoded by the coding sequence ATGAAATCTCTTGCCTGGTTGGTCCCCCTGGCGATGGTTCTGGCCGGTCTGGGATGCCAGACCCAGCCCCAGACCGATGCCGATGAGCGGAGTCGTTTCAGCCACGGTCCCATGCTGGGCCGGGTGGAGGCCCACAGGATGGGCGTCTGGGCCCGCACGGCCCGTTCCGGGACCTTCGCCGTCAGGTACGGGACCGGGGCCGACCGGCTGGACTCCCTGTCCCCGGCGGTGAAGACCCGGGTCGAGCGGGACAACACCGGTTGGGTTCAGCTCGCGGGCCTGGATTCCGGGACCCGGTACCACTACCGGCTGGTCTGGCTGGACGGGACCGAGGAGATCCCGGGGCCGGGGGGAACCTTTCAGACCCTGCCCAGCGCCGACGACATGCGCCATCCCCAATACAACCCGGAAGGACTCTTCAACTTCCGATTCGAGTTCGCCTGCGGCAACAACCAGAATACCGGTGGTCCGGCGGCCTACGGGTGGAACCTGCCCGCCTTCGCCACCATGCTCGAGCAGCTTCAGGGGCCTGACAGCCGGGCTCGGATCGATTTCGCCATCCTCAACGGGGACTGGCTGTACGAAGAGGAGCGTGCCTACCCGCCCGAGGACTGGCTGCGGCAAGTGGGACTCGCCGCCGACCGGACGCCGCAGGTGGTGGACCTGATGCCCAACATCGTGGGCGTGTGGGAGAACTACAAGCTCTACCTGGACCGGGGAGAAAACCTGGCCGACTGGCACCGGGTGGTCCCCTCCTACTTCACCTTCGACGACCACGAGATCGTCAACGACGTCTACGGTGCCGGAGAGGTGGGTCTGCGCAACCGGCGTCCCGTCTTTCGCGACATCGCCCTGAAGGCTTGGTATGACTACCTGGGCTGGAGCAATCCGGTGGATCCTTCCCGGGACATTCTGTTCGGACGGGCCTCCTTCGCCGCCGGAAGCTCCGTCCTGACCGATCCCGAAGCCGACTTCGGCCAACTGGATTCCCTGGAGACCGCCACCCTGCACGTGCACTGGGGCACACCCGATGCCGGCGTCATGGACGGACCCAGCGACACCGAGGGCGGAGACCCCAATGCCGGGGTCTACCGGATCGTGGAGGTGCTGGATGCCAACCGGCTCAAGATTCACCCGGCCGCCAGGGCCGACGGCAAGGCCGCCTACTCCATTGGGCGGGTTTCGCACTTCCGCAAGTCGGTCAGCAATGCCGACTTCTTCTTCCTGGACACCCGCAGCCATCGCATGATGCACGACATGAGCCAACCCCGCAAGAAGGGGCTGTCCATGATCGGCGTTCCTCAGAGGGAGTGGTTGAAGCGGGAGATGAAGTCCAGCCGGGCCGACCTGTTTTTCGTGGTCTCCTCGGTCAACTTCACCATCCCTCACGTGGGGGCCTATGGGCCGGAACCCGTCCCAAACAAGGACGACGCCTGGACGGTGTTTCTGGAGGAGCGGGAAGATCTGATCCGGTTCTGGGACTCGCTGGGCAAGCCGGTCTTTGTGCTGACGGGCGACCTGCACAACAGTTTCGCCATCAAGATCACCGACCGCGTCTGGGAGTTCGCTTCCGGACCCCACAACTCGAGCAACCACCCGCTGAGCAGCGAGGGTGGGCGCCCCACCAACGGCCCCTACGATTCCCAGGGACGCCGGGTGGAGATACGCTGGTCCAGCTTCATGCAGCCGGACACTCCTCTGCTGATGCGAAACCGGCCGGTCTACTGCGTGGTGCAGGTCAACAACGCCTTCAACAACCCGGTTGAGAAAGGGACCGACCGCTGGGTGGCCTACCGGCATCCCCAGGTGATCTTTCAGTACTACGACGGACTCAACGGTGAGCTGCTCTACGCCGAATCCATCCTGGCGGATTGA